A window of the Bacillota bacterium genome harbors these coding sequences:
- a CDS encoding PTS sugar transporter subunit IIC produces MALGLFASLIIGLILKVTGEQLSIITGEQLTFLIESGKLAMNTQLMGAAIGVAVAYGLQAPPLVMFASAITGAAGASSGGPAGSFVAAVLGAEFGKLVSKETPLDIIVTPVVTILVGFAAATTVGPAIDAGMKSLGDLIVWATELQPIPMGILVASLMGLALTAPISSAALGIMMGLDGLAAGAATVGCAAQMIGFAVIGFRENGVGGLFAQGLGTSMLQIPNIVRNPWIILPPTLAGAVLGPFATTVFAMKSIPIGSGMGTAGLVGQFATVTAMGFTTGVLWKIILLHFVAPAVLAGAAAMMMRKMGKIKSGDLKLDL; encoded by the coding sequence ATGGCCCTGGGTCTTTTTGCTTCACTTATTATAGGCCTTATTCTCAAAGTTACCGGGGAGCAATTATCCATTATTACCGGGGAGCAATTAACCTTTCTGATTGAGTCCGGTAAATTAGCCATGAATACACAGCTTATGGGGGCGGCTATAGGTGTCGCGGTTGCCTACGGTCTACAGGCGCCGCCTCTGGTAATGTTTGCTTCGGCCATCACCGGTGCAGCCGGGGCTTCTTCAGGCGGCCCCGCCGGGAGTTTTGTTGCGGCTGTCCTTGGTGCCGAATTCGGCAAGTTAGTATCCAAGGAAACGCCCCTGGATATCATAGTCACCCCGGTGGTTACTATTTTGGTAGGTTTTGCTGCCGCCACCACGGTGGGGCCGGCCATTGACGCCGGCATGAAATCACTGGGTGATCTGATTGTATGGGCTACCGAACTGCAGCCTATCCCGATGGGGATACTTGTGGCCAGTCTGATGGGGCTGGCATTGACGGCTCCCATCAGCAGTGCGGCGCTGGGTATTATGATGGGGCTTGACGGCCTTGCTGCAGGGGCGGCAACTGTAGGATGTGCGGCCCAGATGATAGGTTTTGCCGTGATTGGCTTTAGAGAAAACGGCGTAGGAGGGTTGTTTGCCCAGGGACTTGGAACCTCCATGTTGCAAATTCCTAATATAGTCCGCAACCCCTGGATAATTTTACCCCCTACCCTCGCCGGCGCGGTGCTGGGCCCCTTCGCCACCACAGTGTTTGCCATGAAAAGCATTCCCATCGGTTCTGGAATGGGAACTGCCGGTCTAGTGGGGCAATTTGCCACTGTTACTGCCATGGGATTTACAACCGGGGTTTTATGGAAAATAATACTATTGCATTTTGTAGCGCCTGCCGTTTTGGCTGGTGCAGCAGCTATGATGATGCGCAAAATGGGTAAAATTAAGAGCGGTGATTTGAAACTTGATCTTTAA
- a CDS encoding PLP-dependent cysteine synthase family protein: MKFESVLGTIGNTPMVDISLFSPNPQVKIWAKLEGDNPGGSVKDRTAKYLFAEAERKEALLDERILLEPTSGNTGIALAMIAAIKGYRFTAVMPDNVSWERRKLLAAYGAELILTEGAKGTNGSIEAARQMVKDNPTYYMFDQFENDANPKAHYETTGAEIIADVPEINAFVAGVGTGGTLTGAGRRLREYSPSIKLIGLEPVRNSGVQGLRNMEDYKPLVYDDTLLDEKMIIPDEESFRLARALFKQAGISAGISSGAALWGAIEYAKIMKKGTIVTVFPDRVDKYMSTNLLD; the protein is encoded by the coding sequence ATGAAGTTTGAAAGTGTACTGGGTACAATAGGAAATACTCCTATGGTCGATATATCATTGTTTTCTCCCAATCCCCAGGTGAAAATATGGGCCAAGCTGGAAGGCGATAACCCAGGTGGATCAGTTAAAGACCGTACGGCTAAATATCTTTTTGCCGAGGCCGAAAGAAAAGAGGCACTTCTTGATGAACGTATTCTACTGGAACCTACCAGTGGTAATACGGGCATAGCTCTGGCCATGATCGCAGCCATAAAAGGGTATCGTTTTACAGCAGTGATGCCCGATAATGTGAGTTGGGAAAGGAGAAAGCTGCTGGCGGCTTACGGGGCTGAACTGATTTTGACCGAGGGAGCCAAAGGAACAAACGGTTCCATCGAGGCGGCCCGACAGATGGTTAAGGATAATCCAACTTATTATATGTTTGATCAGTTTGAAAATGATGCCAACCCCAAGGCTCACTACGAGACAACCGGGGCGGAGATAATCGCTGATGTACCCGAGATAAACGCTTTTGTGGCCGGTGTGGGCACTGGGGGAACGCTTACAGGCGCCGGCAGAAGGTTAAGGGAGTACAGCCCGTCCATAAAGCTTATCGGCCTAGAGCCGGTGCGCAACAGTGGAGTGCAGGGGCTACGCAATATGGAAGATTACAAGCCGCTTGTTTACGATGATACATTATTGGATGAAAAAATGATCATTCCGGATGAAGAATCCTTCAGGTTGGCCCGGGCACTTTTTAAACAGGCCGGCATTTCCGCAGGGATTTCTTCCGGTGCCGCATTATGGGGAGCCATAGAGTACGCAAAAATCATGAAAAAAGGAACCATAGTAACGGTTTTCCCGGACCGGGTTGATAAATACATGTCAACAAACCTTTTGGATTAG
- a CDS encoding long-chain fatty acid--CoA ligase has translation MRKFLNLQLGQFWRNFLSEVLYMTANEIVLHVRKLEKALVTHADVEDAVVLSEENPESETFVLKVFVEPSSNDSETEKKIREFCISQSNALPTEVIFREIPRTPSGKVARQQLLMA, from the coding sequence ATGCGAAAATTCTTAAACTTACAGCTCGGGCAGTTTTGGCGCAACTTTTTAAGTGAGGTGCTTTATATGACAGCAAACGAAATTGTCCTTCATGTTAGAAAATTGGAAAAAGCTCTGGTAACGCATGCGGATGTGGAAGACGCAGTAGTTCTAAGTGAAGAAAACCCGGAAAGTGAGACTTTTGTACTCAAAGTCTTTGTGGAACCTTCTTCCAACGACTCAGAGACGGAGAAGAAAATAAGAGAGTTCTGTATTAGTCAGTCCAATGCTTTGCCCACAGAAGTGATTTTCAGGGAAATTCCCCGCACCCCCTCTGGAAAGGTAGCACGGCAGCAGCTTCTAATGGCATAG
- a CDS encoding lysine exporter LysO family protein — translation MSFIFICLATGGLIGFFRPPSKALAKYVNFATMAGLFILLVSMGAQLGSNKKVAADLGQMGFQAFVLAGMSVLGSICLVRLLAASLEKRLSLSATKDIGKAGENR, via the coding sequence ATGAGTTTTATATTTATCTGTCTGGCTACAGGTGGCTTAATAGGTTTTTTCAGACCACCGTCGAAAGCCTTGGCCAAGTATGTCAACTTTGCTACCATGGCGGGACTGTTTATTTTGCTGGTGTCCATGGGGGCACAGCTTGGTTCCAATAAAAAGGTGGCGGCGGATCTGGGGCAAATGGGTTTCCAGGCCTTTGTTTTAGCGGGCATGAGCGTACTGGGAAGCATTTGTCTGGTACGTTTGCTTGCCGCTAGCCTAGAAAAGAGACTCTCCCTGTCAGCGACTAAGGATATTGGTAAGGCAGGTGAAAACCGTTGA
- a CDS encoding lysine exporter LysO family protein: MTGLVVGAVVLGMVWGRWFLPVSLVGHLELVTNIALGLMLVGVGIELGGKRSTWRRLRVLGWRVLLVPLAVGIGSLAGAVGAGLMLNLPFNESSAIGAGFGWYSLSGVLIAQIYDVQVGALAFLTNVIRELMAFMLIPVLAVKMSKLMAVAPGGATTMDTTLPVISRATDADTTIIALVNGTSLSLMVPLLVPLLISL, from the coding sequence TTGACAGGACTGGTAGTGGGAGCGGTCGTTTTAGGTATGGTATGGGGTAGGTGGTTTTTGCCTGTATCTTTGGTCGGGCATTTGGAACTGGTAACTAACATAGCCCTTGGTCTTATGCTGGTGGGAGTCGGTATTGAACTAGGCGGTAAGCGTTCCACATGGCGTCGTTTGCGTGTGCTGGGGTGGCGGGTCCTGCTGGTGCCGCTGGCGGTTGGTATAGGTAGTTTAGCCGGCGCGGTGGGGGCAGGGTTGATGCTGAATCTTCCGTTTAACGAATCCTCGGCTATCGGTGCCGGGTTTGGCTGGTACAGCCTCTCCGGTGTTTTGATTGCCCAAATTTATGACGTTCAGGTGGGTGCCCTGGCTTTTCTCACCAATGTAATCAGGGAGCTTATGGCCTTTATGCTGATACCTGTTTTGGCTGTAAAAATGAGTAAATTGATGGCTGTAGCCCCTGGTGGAGCCACTACCATGGATACAACTCTGCCTGTTATTTCCAGGGCAACAGACGCTGATACCACGATCATTGCCCTGGTCAACGGGACATCTCTTTCTTTAATGGTTCCTTTGCTGGTACCATTGCTGATCAGCCTGTAA
- a CDS encoding aldehyde ferredoxin oxidoreductase: protein MAYGYAGKMLIINLTDHTITEQLLDRSLQTMYLSGTGFNARILYDNIPPGADPLGPENVLIFSTGVFCGTNIPTACRTEVSSLSPATGLFGTSSSGNYWGGELKFAGFDVIVLKGKSEKPVYLQINDSKVKIISAQNIWGLDAWETIRAIRSKQNAEAQVACIGQAGENMVRYASIENGPYDAWARTGLGAVMGSKNLKAIAVKGTGAVRVAYKNEFLRSVNKTRQAIMDSPFYKPFSKYGTMLVTIPYQEHGILPGRNYQTGTIEGWESTRTRKQLHHYTKRGVACMACPIACAHWVEIKDGPYAGLQLKDMEVTPVIAFGAGCDIDNLSAVAKLTEVCQRLGLDMVSAAGAVAFAMELYQKGIINESELGFKLNWGNQATTIKLIENIAHRKGFGDILAEGTKRAAEKIAGSEKYCVHVKGLECMLIDPRARWSTWTLGYITNIRGGDHLRTRNPVENLRHNDNPRPYRTEKFSFPDEMLQTLDIPKILKERIFDPKTGDVDIPQMSKWSEDLISLYNAVGLCIRPPVLHTVGPTLISELYAALTGIDTTPEEIIKAGERTWNLQKLFNIRHGEKPEDSRFPARFYDEPSSSGKTLDREKVAEVLKEYYKARGWNQETGRPLPDKLQELDLTNQ, encoded by the coding sequence ATGGCTTACGGGTACGCAGGGAAAATGCTAATTATTAACCTAACCGATCATACCATAACTGAACAGCTTTTGGATAGAAGTTTACAGACCATGTATTTAAGCGGTACGGGCTTCAACGCACGTATTCTGTATGATAATATTCCACCCGGCGCCGACCCTCTCGGCCCGGAAAATGTGCTTATTTTCAGCACAGGGGTTTTCTGTGGGACTAATATTCCCACGGCATGTAGAACGGAAGTTTCCTCCCTTTCGCCTGCCACCGGTTTATTCGGTACCTCAAGTTCAGGTAATTATTGGGGCGGAGAGTTAAAGTTTGCCGGATTTGATGTCATTGTCTTGAAAGGAAAGTCCGAAAAACCCGTATACCTACAGATAAACGACAGTAAAGTAAAAATCATTTCTGCTCAAAATATTTGGGGTTTGGACGCCTGGGAAACCATTCGCGCCATACGCAGTAAACAGAACGCAGAAGCGCAAGTAGCCTGTATCGGCCAGGCCGGTGAAAATATGGTTCGCTACGCCAGCATTGAAAACGGGCCTTACGACGCGTGGGCCCGCACCGGGCTGGGTGCCGTGATGGGCTCTAAAAACTTAAAGGCTATCGCGGTAAAGGGTACCGGCGCTGTCAGAGTAGCTTACAAGAATGAATTTCTGCGGTCTGTTAATAAAACCCGCCAGGCCATAATGGATTCGCCATTCTATAAGCCTTTTAGCAAATACGGTACCATGCTGGTTACCATTCCCTACCAGGAACATGGTATCCTACCGGGTCGCAACTACCAAACCGGTACCATTGAAGGCTGGGAAAGTACCCGCACCCGGAAACAACTTCATCACTACACTAAGCGGGGCGTGGCCTGTATGGCATGTCCCATAGCGTGTGCACACTGGGTGGAAATAAAAGACGGCCCTTATGCCGGCTTGCAGCTTAAAGATATGGAAGTAACACCGGTAATTGCTTTCGGCGCCGGCTGTGATATCGACAACCTGTCTGCAGTGGCCAAGCTTACAGAAGTTTGCCAGCGCTTGGGCCTGGATATGGTTTCCGCCGCCGGGGCTGTTGCCTTTGCCATGGAACTCTACCAAAAGGGGATCATTAACGAATCTGAGCTGGGCTTCAAACTCAACTGGGGAAACCAGGCAACCACTATCAAGCTTATTGAAAATATTGCTCACAGGAAAGGTTTTGGCGATATCTTAGCTGAAGGCACCAAACGGGCAGCGGAAAAAATCGCAGGTAGTGAGAAATATTGTGTTCACGTTAAGGGTTTGGAATGTATGCTCATTGACCCGCGCGCCCGCTGGTCTACATGGACATTGGGATACATCACAAATATAAGGGGCGGTGACCACCTGCGTACAAGAAACCCGGTGGAGAATCTACGCCATAATGATAATCCCCGCCCGTACCGCACCGAAAAATTTTCGTTTCCCGATGAAATGTTACAAACCCTGGACATACCTAAAATCCTGAAAGAAAGAATTTTTGACCCCAAAACCGGGGACGTGGACATACCCCAAATGAGCAAATGGTCGGAAGACTTAATATCTCTGTACAATGCAGTTGGCCTTTGTATTCGCCCGCCGGTACTGCATACGGTAGGACCAACCCTGATCTCGGAATTGTACGCCGCCCTTACCGGCATAGATACCACCCCGGAAGAAATCATCAAGGCAGGGGAACGCACCTGGAATTTACAAAAGCTTTTCAATATCCGTCACGGAGAAAAGCCGGAAGACTCCCGTTTCCCAGCCCGATTTTACGATGAACCTTCGTCTTCAGGCAAAACCCTGGACCGGGAAAAAGTTGCAGAAGTGCTAAAGGAGTATTACAAAGCCCGCGGGTGGAATCAAGAAACAGGCAGGCCGCTGCCGGATAAGCTGCAGGAATTAGACCTAACCAATCAATAA
- a CDS encoding nitronate monooxygenase, translating to MKLPQLKIGKLRPRFPIIQGGMALRVSTAPLAAAVANAGGIGVLGASGMSSDELRQEIKKARSLSSGLLGVNIMFALKSFPQLVRTAFDEKIDVIFTGAGFSRDIFKWGKDAGVPVVSIVSTPKLAFLAEKLGASAVVVEGTEAGGHLGTDKSLGEILPAVRKAIKIPLIAAGGIVDGIGISKMLQLGADGVQMATRFVLSKECAVADSFKQMYLNAKEEDVVLIPSPVGMPGRALRNSFTAKIMGGGKVKPRNCDSCLKKCSSQYCIMEALENSRIGNVGEGVVFAGKNVHRVKDILSVQEIFDRLISEVHAVPE from the coding sequence TTGAAACTTCCTCAACTTAAAATAGGTAAGCTAAGACCTAGATTTCCTATTATTCAAGGAGGCATGGCTTTACGTGTTTCTACGGCACCGTTGGCGGCAGCTGTCGCTAATGCCGGGGGAATCGGTGTGTTGGGTGCCAGCGGTATGTCCAGTGATGAATTGCGTCAGGAAATCAAAAAAGCACGCAGCCTTTCTTCCGGTCTCCTGGGAGTAAATATTATGTTTGCATTAAAGAGCTTTCCGCAACTGGTTCGTACAGCCTTTGATGAAAAAATTGACGTTATTTTTACCGGAGCCGGCTTTTCCCGGGATATCTTTAAATGGGGCAAGGATGCCGGGGTACCGGTAGTATCTATTGTCTCCACGCCAAAGCTGGCATTTTTAGCCGAAAAACTAGGTGCCTCAGCGGTAGTGGTTGAGGGAACCGAGGCAGGGGGGCATTTAGGTACGGACAAGTCTTTGGGTGAAATACTGCCGGCCGTACGTAAAGCAATTAAAATCCCTTTAATTGCTGCCGGTGGAATAGTTGACGGCATAGGAATTTCTAAAATGTTGCAGTTAGGTGCGGATGGAGTGCAAATGGCCACTCGGTTTGTCCTCAGTAAAGAATGTGCCGTTGCTGATTCCTTTAAGCAGATGTATTTAAATGCCAAAGAGGAGGACGTAGTTTTGATTCCTAGCCCGGTGGGAATGCCTGGGCGTGCCCTGCGCAATTCCTTTACTGCCAAAATAATGGGCGGGGGTAAAGTGAAGCCCCGAAATTGTGATAGTTGTTTAAAGAAATGCTCATCACAATACTGCATTATGGAGGCGCTGGAGAATTCTCGCATCGGAAATGTCGGCGAGGGAGTGGTTTTTGCCGGGAAAAATGTCCATCGGGTGAAGGACATCCTTTCGGTGCAGGAGATTTTTGACCGCTTAATAAGTGAAGTGCACGCTGTACCGGAATAA
- a CDS encoding AzlD domain-containing protein, whose product MGQEIWIIIVGMALVTCIPRVLPFFIISGEKMHPALKEWLRLLPIVIFASMIAPPLLTGGEQIAVAEHLREIGVVLTGAVVAYFTRKIPLSLGAAVIALFLINFLS is encoded by the coding sequence ATGGGCCAAGAAATCTGGATCATAATTGTGGGTATGGCTTTGGTAACCTGTATACCCAGAGTGCTCCCCTTTTTTATCATCAGCGGTGAAAAAATGCATCCAGCATTGAAAGAGTGGCTGCGACTGCTGCCAATTGTTATTTTTGCCAGTATGATCGCTCCCCCGCTGCTTACCGGCGGCGAGCAGATAGCTGTGGCTGAGCACCTGCGGGAAATTGGCGTGGTATTAACCGGAGCTGTTGTAGCCTATTTTACCAGAAAAATTCCTTTAAGCCTGGGAGCAGCAGTTATTGCCCTATTCTTGATTAACTTTTTAAGTTAA
- a CDS encoding nitroreductase family protein: protein MDTWQAINARTSVREFKMEPVPEDHVEQLVQAAVRAPSAGNIQPWFFYIVTSGRLKNALAQAALGQGSIASAPVVIVVCAEPEASAKIYGDRGRHLYCLQDTAAALQNLMLAAIPLGLGTCWVGAFDEGKVAELLDMSGGRRPVAMVPVGYPENIKGVTPRKSLGQVMKYL from the coding sequence ATGGACACTTGGCAAGCTATTAATGCCAGAACCTCAGTACGTGAATTTAAAATGGAGCCTGTGCCTGAGGATCATGTAGAGCAGTTAGTGCAAGCAGCTGTGCGTGCCCCCAGTGCCGGAAATATACAGCCCTGGTTTTTTTATATCGTGACCAGCGGCAGGCTTAAAAATGCTTTGGCGCAAGCAGCGCTGGGGCAGGGGTCTATTGCTTCAGCTCCTGTTGTAATAGTGGTCTGCGCTGAGCCGGAAGCAAGCGCAAAGATTTATGGTGACCGTGGTAGACATCTCTATTGTTTACAAGATACCGCTGCAGCCTTACAGAATTTGATGTTGGCAGCCATACCGCTGGGCTTGGGAACCTGTTGGGTTGGGGCATTTGATGAAGGTAAAGTTGCCGAGCTTCTAGACATGTCCGGAGGACGGCGGCCTGTGGCTATGGTACCCGTTGGTTACCCGGAAAATATAAAAGGGGTTACCCCAAGAAAATCGTTGGGGCAAGTTATGAAATATCTTTAA
- a CDS encoding GntR family transcriptional regulator yields the protein MKREEEAAMALKKYIEEHPGEKLAIFKLSHKLGYSVLELNAALRKLASEGWLKQG from the coding sequence TTGAAAAGGGAAGAAGAGGCTGCAATGGCATTAAAGAAGTATATTGAGGAACATCCTGGTGAAAAACTGGCTATTTTTAAACTCTCACATAAATTAGGTTATTCTGTACTGGAGCTGAATGCCGCCCTGCGAAAATTAGCATCTGAAGGCTGGTTGAAGCAAGGTTAA
- a CDS encoding Crp/Fnr family transcriptional regulator: MIIREAGSTVHYPKGQVIFAAGDISDRVLLIESGWVKIFRLSADGKRVTVGRMRSPGEMMALAETLLEVERTCFAGAISDVTMVVLRKTQFEELMAKHPFLGIKVSKLLAVRMREAEGIIHEMVCWQAPGRLALMLMKMGDRCGKETKNGIILDVQLTHEEIASMVGTSRQTVTSLLNTFKQEKSIAYEGRAIRIVDPDKLGKWVV; encoded by the coding sequence ATGATTATCAGGGAAGCAGGCTCCACTGTACATTATCCAAAGGGACAAGTTATTTTTGCCGCCGGTGACATATCCGACCGAGTTTTATTAATAGAAAGTGGATGGGTAAAAATCTTTCGGCTTTCGGCAGACGGTAAGAGGGTTACTGTAGGGCGCATGCGTAGTCCCGGAGAAATGATGGCATTAGCGGAGACACTTTTGGAAGTGGAGCGCACATGTTTTGCAGGAGCCATAAGTGATGTAACCATGGTTGTGTTACGAAAGACCCAGTTTGAGGAATTGATGGCCAAGCACCCATTTTTGGGTATTAAAGTATCCAAATTGTTAGCGGTGAGAATGCGCGAGGCCGAGGGAATAATACATGAGATGGTTTGCTGGCAGGCACCTGGCAGGTTAGCTTTAATGTTAATGAAAATGGGTGACCGCTGCGGCAAAGAGACCAAGAACGGTATCATCTTGGACGTGCAGCTCACGCACGAAGAGATTGCTAGTATGGTCGGTACTTCGCGCCAGACTGTAACTTCTTTATTGAATACGTTTAAACAGGAAAAGAGCATTGCCTACGAAGGTAGAGCAATACGTATAGTGGACCCTGATAAATTGGGTAAGTGGGTAGTATGA
- a CDS encoding cyclic nucleotide-binding domain-containing protein, which produces MKANLKVVELKEFEKEIIRQAGNLVSIRRGSNLFAAGETANRVFLVEKGWLKICRVNPEGEHIAVGNLRGPGDLLGAAEALWGEHHKYGAHGVTDGLISVLSRKAFLELLDTEPFLAVKLCKTVVFLS; this is translated from the coding sequence ATGAAAGCTAATTTAAAGGTAGTTGAATTGAAAGAATTTGAAAAAGAAATAATCCGTCAAGCCGGTAATTTGGTGAGTATACGCCGGGGAAGCAACCTTTTTGCTGCCGGAGAAACGGCGAACCGTGTGTTTCTGGTGGAAAAAGGTTGGCTAAAAATTTGCCGTGTCAATCCGGAAGGTGAACATATAGCGGTAGGAAATTTGCGTGGGCCAGGAGATTTGCTGGGGGCAGCCGAAGCGTTATGGGGTGAGCATCATAAGTATGGTGCTCATGGTGTCACCGATGGCCTGATAAGTGTTTTGTCCCGTAAAGCATTTTTGGAACTATTGGATACAGAACCATTCCTGGCTGTTAAGTTATGCAAAACGGTAGTCTTTTTAAGCTAA
- a CDS encoding sulfite exporter TauE/SafE family protein, translated as MDFAISGIHANPIWIIVWGILTGYVFSTVGAAGAVLTLIGQVSLFKIDKIMPKHLMAQGMGEAAATAQAKNTIKVHNLMAVILSPIIAVPKYFKEKRVAIPLALCVAAGVVFGALIGPQIPMSLKAYKFGFGVITFIIGLRLAYETTGIYRSKKQKLNEVSKAFESKVKEMKQSGNWDALATEGFKVNNFSIKGLNFTFWGQEFSINPIIAAVGGFFIAIIASMFGLGGGFMLVPYLSSIFVLPMFMVSGTSILIVLVNSVVAIGSYVAKGATPDFLYIGFFLVGVAGGSYLGPVFSKFYKEKYLRWLLASILLFYGLRFMGVWQALGLGI; from the coding sequence ATGGATTTTGCCATTTCTGGAATTCATGCTAACCCCATTTGGATTATTGTTTGGGGCATTTTAACCGGATATGTTTTTTCTACCGTTGGTGCTGCGGGTGCTGTTTTGACCCTTATTGGACAGGTTTCACTGTTTAAGATTGATAAAATCATGCCCAAACACTTGATGGCACAGGGTATGGGTGAGGCGGCAGCTACTGCACAAGCCAAAAATACAATCAAGGTACACAACTTGATGGCTGTTATATTGTCACCGATCATCGCGGTACCCAAGTACTTTAAGGAAAAGCGGGTGGCCATCCCACTGGCCTTATGTGTTGCAGCCGGTGTTGTATTCGGTGCCCTTATTGGACCACAAATCCCCATGTCCTTAAAGGCGTACAAGTTTGGTTTTGGGGTTATTACTTTCATAATTGGTTTACGTCTTGCATATGAGACTACAGGTATCTACCGCTCGAAGAAACAGAAGCTAAATGAAGTTTCCAAGGCCTTTGAATCCAAGGTAAAAGAAATGAAACAAAGTGGTAACTGGGATGCCCTGGCTACGGAAGGTTTTAAGGTTAACAACTTCAGCATTAAAGGATTAAACTTTACTTTCTGGGGACAGGAATTTTCCATTAACCCCATCATAGCAGCAGTTGGCGGTTTCTTCATTGCTATTATTGCATCCATGTTTGGTCTGGGCGGCGGCTTCATGTTGGTTCCATACTTGTCTTCCATCTTCGTACTGCCCATGTTCATGGTTTCCGGTACTTCCATTCTCATCGTGCTTGTGAACTCAGTGGTTGCTATTGGGAGTTACGTGGCCAAGGGTGCTACTCCTGACTTCCTGTACATTGGATTTTTCCTGGTCGGTGTTGCCGGTGGATCGTATCTTGGACCGGTTTTCTCCAAGTTTTACAAGGAAAAGTACTTGCGGTGGCTTTTGGCATCAATACTTCTGTTCTACGGTCTGAGGTTTATGGGTGTTTGGCAAGCCCTTGGATTAGGCATCTAA
- the chrA gene encoding chromate efflux transporter → MSEKTTPRDNIKTASLPEICLTFLRIGAVSFSLAALGEAKNWLVKEKKWFTDEEYLQGVGFSQILPGAPAVSLMIYLGQRLRGFWGSACAAIAYLLPAFVFMVVFTYLYTEYRDLSIVSNLFKGLGALVVGLVINTVLNLWKSGVTNKQNWVLAIGGFVLIYWLNLSIYWILLLATLFSITFVILGRRSPWWAEKMAGLTKEQNIEKTQIKPIDRKKLGYTVGLVAALVTADIALISTTKVFTNLGTTFMELGGLVFGSGYAMLPFIQEEAVNHYQWITTQQFTTALALSLVTPGPLTKIATFIGYKAAGLTGALVATINIYIPTFCIINLTADLYRRAGQVPSIRLVVRGVVAAFIGTLWAVVIRLTNDILVDIPTWLMALGAVAAQRYTKLDTLWLVLAGAAISVVLFSFI, encoded by the coding sequence ATGTCAGAAAAAACAACTCCCCGGGACAATATAAAAACCGCCTCGTTGCCGGAAATTTGCCTTACCTTTTTACGAATTGGGGCTGTATCCTTTAGTCTAGCCGCTCTGGGGGAAGCAAAAAATTGGCTGGTAAAAGAGAAGAAGTGGTTTACTGATGAAGAATACCTGCAGGGGGTTGGTTTCTCACAAATTCTACCAGGTGCACCGGCGGTAAGTCTAATGATATACCTGGGACAACGACTGCGCGGCTTCTGGGGTTCAGCCTGCGCCGCTATAGCTTATCTGCTACCGGCATTTGTATTTATGGTTGTTTTTACTTATCTTTATACTGAATACCGTGACCTGTCTATAGTATCCAACTTGTTTAAAGGGTTGGGGGCACTGGTGGTGGGGCTGGTTATCAACACTGTTCTTAACCTGTGGAAATCAGGGGTGACCAATAAGCAGAATTGGGTTCTGGCCATTGGAGGTTTTGTATTAATTTACTGGCTGAATTTAAGTATCTACTGGATTCTCCTGCTGGCTACCTTGTTCAGCATCACCTTTGTCATATTAGGCCGGCGCTCTCCCTGGTGGGCAGAAAAAATGGCCGGGCTCACCAAAGAGCAGAACATTGAAAAAACCCAAATTAAACCAATTGACAGGAAAAAGCTGGGTTATACTGTGGGCCTGGTTGCCGCCCTGGTGACTGCAGATATTGCCTTAATCAGCACCACAAAAGTCTTTACGAACTTGGGCACTACGTTCATGGAATTAGGCGGCCTGGTTTTTGGCAGCGGATACGCCATGTTGCCCTTTATCCAGGAAGAAGCCGTCAATCATTATCAATGGATCACCACGCAGCAATTCACTACAGCTCTGGCCTTGAGTTTAGTAACCCCGGGCCCATTAACCAAAATTGCCACTTTTATCGGTTACAAAGCAGCAGGTTTAACAGGGGCACTGGTGGCCACAATAAATATTTACATTCCCACTTTTTGCATTATCAACCTTACCGCCGATTTATACCGCCGGGCCGGGCAGGTACCCAGTATCCGCTTGGTGGTACGCGGAGTGGTAGCTGCATTTATCGGAACTTTGTGGGCCGTGGTTATTAGATTAACTAACGACATCCTGGTGGATATACCTACATGGCTAATGGCCCTGGGGGCTGTTGCCGCCCAACGCTATACAAAACTTGATACTCTCTGGCTGGTTCTCGCCGGCGCTGCAATATCTGTAGTTTTGTTTTCGTTTATTTAA